Proteins encoded in a region of the Acipenser ruthenus chromosome 54, fAciRut3.2 maternal haplotype, whole genome shotgun sequence genome:
- the LOC131723298 gene encoding keratin-associated protein 10-1-like, which produces MCKDITVCGYGDKFCKTSYKLTGTDVTVSKGCASTCTVTTAFPRDECCQGELCNAPLIKSCQTCDNEKVESNCVEKDCATPSSFCQRKIDFTKDGFPVTKGCAAQCTASDTASCCQVSNCRVNTLSCLQCDAQTDETQCKAGVCTVGTFCQNSYTFTNLASIKVTKTCESACTATNTVNCCQTSNCNVKALFCYTCDKQSDETLCTTVKACGSASGKCSSVYETGVDGKLTVTKGCEASRGACVPGRVGNKQTTCCDTDLCNVPVLKCYTCNKIKSETDCTTLTACDFSVGSCFAYYDTTPTGTTVTKGCDRTCASLDDLSKRRTCCTTDLCNEPKLSCYTCNGLADEKLCRMVTACSAENKFCKTVRNTIAGKMTAVTKTCEATCTASCTAFQSIECCQASQCNEYQERGTGASPSTQASPLLLAVSISLLTMLLKSA; this is translated from the exons ATGTGTAAAGATATTACAGTCTGTGGGTatggtgacaagttctgtaaaacctcttacaaactaactggaactg Atgtcaccgtcagcaagggatgtgcatcaacttgtactgtaacaacagctttcccgcgagatgagtgctgtcagggagaactgtgtaacg CACCTCTAATCAAGTCTTGTCAGACATGTGATAATGAGAAGGTTGAAAGTAACTGTGTGGAGAAAGATTGTGCAACCCCTAGCTCCTTCTGCCAAAGAAAAATCGACTTCACTAAAGATG GATTCCCTGTTACAAAGGGATGTGCAGCACAATGCACTGCAAGTGACACAGCGTCGTGCTGTCAGGTATCGAACTGCAGAG TAAACACCTTGAGTTGCCTGCAGTGTGATGCTCAGACTGATGAAACTCAGTGCAAGGCGGGCGTGTGCACTGTAGGCACTTTCTGTCAGAACAGCTACACCTTCACTAACCTTG CCAGCATCAAAGTCACAAAGACATGTGAGTCCGCTTGCACAGCAACCAACACAGTGAACTGCTGCCAAACATCCAACTGCAATG tgAAAGCCTTGTTCTGTTATACCTGTGACAAACAGAGTGATGAAACGCTGTGTACAACTGTAAAAGCCTGCGGATCAGCTTCGGGAAAATGTTCATCTGTTTATGAAACAGGTGTAGATG GTAAACTCACTGTGACAAAGGGCTGTGAGGCGTCTCGTGGTGCCTGTGTACCCGGAAGAGTGGGCAACAAGCAGACAACATGCTGCGATACGGACCTCTGTAATG TGCCAGTTTTGAAATGCTACACTTGCAACAAAATTAAGTCTGAAACTGACTGCACTACCTTAACTGCCTGCGACTTCAGTGTCGGGTCCTGTTTTGCCTATTatgatacaactccaacag GAACGACCGTCACAAAGGGCTGTGACAGAACCTGTGCCAGTCTTGATGATCTGTCAAAGAGGAGAACTTGCTGCACTACAGACCTGTGCAATG AGCCTAAACTGAGTTGCTACACCTGTAATGGACTGGCAGATGAAAAGCTGTGTAGAATGGTCACAGCATGCAGTGCTGAAAACAAGTTCTGCAAGACAGTTCGCAACACCATTGCAG GAAAAATGACTGCTGTCACGAAGACCTGTGAGGCCACTTGCACAGCATCGTGCACAGCCTTCCAATCTATAGAGTGCTGCCAGGCCAGCCAGTGTAACGAATACCAAGAAAGGGGTACAGGTGCGTCCCCGTCCACCCAAGCCAGCCCCCTCCTGCTGGCCGTGTCGATCAGCCTGCTCACCATGCTGCTCAAATCAGCATGA